The Chloroherpetonaceae bacterium genome includes a region encoding these proteins:
- the cyaY gene encoding iron donor protein CyaY, translating to MPESVLILIDKQFASIEKQLEKYEELEIDSGDGKLTIETPDGSKFILSRQSATEQIWLAEPLNGWRFNLVEKQGEQRWISEKEKKDLLLFLNELLSSRLGQTITLQS from the coding sequence ATGCCAGAATCCGTTTTAATTTTGATTGACAAACAATTTGCCTCAATTGAAAAGCAACTTGAAAAATATGAAGAGCTTGAAATCGATTCAGGAGATGGAAAACTGACGATCGAAACACCGGATGGTTCAAAGTTCATTCTTAGTCGCCAAAGTGCCACCGAGCAAATCTGGCTTGCAGAACCCCTTAATGGCTGGCGATTTAACTTGGTAGAAAAACAAGGCGAGCAGCGGTGGATATCTGAAAAAGAAAAAAAAGATTTACTCCTTTTTCTTAATGAACTCCTTTCTTCAAGACTTGGACAAACAATAACACTTCAATCTTAA
- a CDS encoding DUF309 domain-containing protein, translating to MEENQKGNLLVFKDELRRGIEEFNRQDFFEAHDTFEEIWQKVSGYDKLFLHGLLNHTIGFYHFSFGRWKGAVSQFEKGLEKWEFMLGSYKGFQVLSINQLILNEFLPLAKEYEEKQTSIQELKDSNQTFHFPNVSIPQWILEENEEHLIKVNQTQLQSDEELASLWYRISQERVEKEEFQKIVFDLKLKIDLLNEEHIKDVKRKKLWFFSFLLSVFIILMLILKFLL from the coding sequence GTGGAAGAAAATCAAAAGGGAAATTTATTAGTATTCAAAGATGAGCTAAGAAGGGGAATAGAGGAATTTAACCGACAAGACTTTTTTGAGGCTCATGACACATTCGAAGAAATTTGGCAAAAGGTATCGGGTTATGATAAACTCTTTTTGCACGGATTGTTAAATCATACCATCGGATTTTATCACTTTTCATTTGGAAGATGGAAAGGCGCTGTAAGTCAGTTTGAAAAAGGATTGGAAAAGTGGGAATTCATGCTGGGGTCATACAAAGGTTTTCAGGTACTATCAATTAATCAGTTAATCCTAAATGAATTTTTGCCTTTAGCAAAGGAATATGAGGAAAAGCAAACTTCAATTCAAGAATTAAAAGACTCAAATCAAACTTTTCATTTTCCGAATGTGAGCATTCCTCAATGGATTTTAGAAGAAAACGAAGAACATTTAATAAAAGTGAATCAAACTCAATTACAATCGGATGAGGAACTTGCCTCTCTTTGGTATAGGATATCCCAAGAACGCGTTGAAAAGGAAGAATTTCAAAAGATTGTTTTTGATCTCAAATTAAAAATAGACCTTTTGAATGAAGAGCATATAAAGGATGTCAAACGAAAAAAACTTTGGTTCTTCTCGTTCCTTCTATCTGTCTTTATAATATTAATGTTAATCCTCAAGTTCCTTTTATAG
- the yajC gene encoding preprotein translocase subunit YajC, whose amino-acid sequence MTSILNFTIFFAFSPNNPNDTGSTFINLLMPLLLIVVFYFFLIRPQQKKQKEREKTLDSLKKGDKVVTIGGLHGKVVGINPEKKTVMIDAGDVKLTFDRSAIATIEGVADGKSETAEKLESAS is encoded by the coding sequence ATGACTTCAATTTTGAACTTCACCATTTTCTTTGCTTTTTCTCCAAACAATCCTAACGATACCGGATCAACTTTTATAAATCTCTTGATGCCGCTATTGCTGATTGTGGTGTTCTATTTCTTTTTAATTCGACCTCAGCAAAAAAAACAGAAGGAACGTGAAAAAACGCTTGATTCTTTGAAAAAGGGAGATAAAGTGGTGACAATTGGAGGATTACACGGTAAGGTCGTTGGGATTAACCCAGAAAAGAAAACCGTTATGATCGATGCCGGTGATGTAAAACTGACGTTCGACCGCTCTGCAATTGCAACCATAGAGGGAGTAGCAGATGGAAAGAGTGAGACGGCCGAAAAGCTTGAAAGTGCTTCTTAG
- the mnmA gene encoding tRNA 2-thiouridine(34) synthase MnmA produces the protein MKKKVVVGMSGGVDSSVAACLLKEQGFDVIGITMKTWDYDMAGLGKSNKKETGCCSLESINDARSVAVANGFLHYTIDFREDFGGAVIDYFKEEYLHGRTPNPCVMCNTKVKWDSLLERAKLLGADYIATGHYARVVFNNGRYQLLKGKDEKKDQSYVLWGISQEALAQTLFPLSELTKPEVRDLARRYGLKVADKGESYEICFIPDNDYERFLKETIPALEKDVSGGKIRDEAGEELGEHRGYPFYTIGQRKGLGISTPEPVYVTEIDYLSNTIKVGSEDKLMHRGLYANQLNWIGIEPFGGEKNEVRCFAKIRYKDVPEPCTIRRWSENPNLAEVLFDKPKRAITPGQAVVFYNNIEVLGGGFIHSVIKD, from the coding sequence ATGAAAAAGAAAGTTGTGGTTGGAATGTCTGGTGGGGTTGATTCCTCCGTTGCAGCGTGTTTGCTCAAGGAACAAGGGTTTGATGTCATTGGTATTACGATGAAAACTTGGGATTATGATATGGCAGGGCTCGGCAAAAGCAATAAGAAGGAAACAGGTTGCTGCTCGCTTGAATCCATAAATGATGCGAGAAGCGTTGCTGTGGCTAACGGTTTTTTGCACTACACAATTGACTTTCGTGAAGACTTTGGTGGGGCTGTTATTGACTACTTTAAAGAAGAGTATTTACACGGCAGAACACCAAATCCGTGCGTAATGTGCAATACAAAAGTCAAGTGGGATTCGCTTCTCGAACGCGCAAAGTTATTAGGTGCCGACTATATCGCAACAGGTCATTATGCGAGAGTAGTATTTAACAATGGAAGATATCAACTGCTTAAAGGAAAAGACGAGAAGAAAGATCAAAGTTATGTGCTGTGGGGAATTTCTCAAGAAGCATTGGCACAAACCCTTTTTCCACTTTCTGAATTGACAAAACCTGAAGTAAGAGATTTGGCAAGGCGATATGGACTTAAGGTGGCTGATAAGGGTGAAAGTTATGAGATTTGTTTTATACCCGATAATGATTACGAGCGGTTTCTCAAAGAAACGATTCCCGCATTGGAAAAGGACGTTTCGGGTGGGAAAATACGTGATGAAGCCGGTGAAGAATTGGGAGAGCATCGTGGCTACCCATTTTACACCATAGGGCAAAGAAAAGGATTGGGAATATCAACACCCGAACCCGTTTATGTAACTGAAATCGATTACCTTTCCAATACGATTAAGGTTGGGAGTGAAGATAAACTTATGCATCGTGGGCTTTATGCAAATCAATTAAATTGGATTGGGATTGAGCCATTTGGCGGCGAAAAAAACGAGGTGCGATGTTTCGCAAAAATTCGATACAAAGATGTTCCTGAGCCTTGCACGATTCGGAGATGGAGTGAAAACCCAAATTTAGCAGAAGTGCTTTTTGACAAGCCAAAACGAGCCATTACACCCGGGCAAGCAGTCGTTTTTTATAATAATATTGAAGTTCTTGGGGGCGGTTTTATTCATAGTGTTATAAAAGATTAA
- a CDS encoding PDZ domain-containing protein codes for MKQLRFCSHQVTRLSTFNFVPVLFLVIISFHQECFASMPKKPTNARQEQPTKTEAAYHIASLAPNLHTYQITITLQNSKKQDEIDFILPAWRPGRYQIQNYAANVQEFLATSAGKSLEFKKIDKQTWRVNANGAKEIVVRYKYFAGAAIDAGNSYVGREEMYFNGSNLFMFTKESRFKPVSLFVDYPNGWKIATQLTKTSDPRLFTAETYDDLIDSPTLASPTMVEFQATVKGALIRMCFQNAEGIGLGRFNEKNIVRDVSKFVEEQFTLMNDVPFKEYIFIYHVLPIRYSHGVEHKNSTSIVVGASYEMDSRYSSFLSVSSHEFFHVWNIKRIIPKEYFPYDYTTEGYTPMLYVSEGFTSYYGDLTLVRSGVWTARDYIRNLGNDITAMQNTYGRKVQSVALASFDAWLSGYGAGRANSTVNFYSKGELIGLILDLEIRNKTKNKKSLDDVMREMNSRFGKAAKGFSAKDFETTCERVAGSKLSEFFEKYVYGTEELPFKESLSFAGLDLLEDDSNSPYIGVSVVASSDFQLITSIIPESPAFKAGLDQNDLIIAVGNESLLKESLTMALERFSFSAKDTTINFSVIRNKKLLQIPVTLSASKRYLVQKNEDATAEQKDIFESWMKTKWNDLF; via the coding sequence ATGAAACAACTTCGTTTTTGTTCCCATCAAGTAACAAGATTATCGACTTTTAATTTTGTGCCTGTTTTATTTCTTGTCATCATTTCATTTCATCAAGAATGTTTTGCTTCAATGCCAAAAAAGCCTACTAACGCCCGTCAGGAACAGCCAACTAAAACTGAAGCCGCCTATCACATCGCTTCCTTAGCGCCAAATTTGCATACCTATCAAATCACGATAACGCTTCAAAATTCAAAAAAGCAAGACGAAATCGATTTCATCTTACCGGCTTGGAGACCCGGCCGTTATCAAATCCAAAACTATGCCGCAAATGTTCAAGAGTTTCTAGCAACCTCCGCCGGTAAGTCACTTGAATTCAAAAAAATAGATAAACAAACTTGGAGAGTAAATGCCAATGGCGCCAAGGAAATCGTCGTTCGCTATAAATATTTTGCAGGCGCTGCCATTGATGCCGGAAATTCTTATGTCGGCCGCGAAGAAATGTACTTTAATGGCTCAAATCTCTTCATGTTCACGAAAGAATCTCGCTTCAAACCGGTCTCTCTTTTTGTGGACTATCCAAACGGGTGGAAAATTGCAACACAGCTCACCAAAACCTCAGACCCTCGCCTTTTTACCGCTGAAACCTATGACGACTTAATCGACTCGCCAACACTTGCAAGCCCAACAATGGTTGAATTTCAAGCAACCGTCAAAGGCGCTTTGATTAGAATGTGCTTTCAAAATGCAGAAGGTATTGGCCTTGGACGCTTTAACGAAAAAAATATTGTTCGCGATGTTTCAAAGTTCGTAGAAGAACAGTTTACCTTAATGAATGATGTTCCTTTTAAGGAATATATTTTCATTTATCATGTACTGCCAATTCGATATTCTCACGGCGTGGAACATAAAAACTCTACATCCATTGTCGTGGGGGCTTCGTATGAAATGGATTCTCGATATTCCTCTTTCCTTTCAGTGAGCTCGCACGAATTTTTTCATGTTTGGAATATCAAGCGAATTATTCCCAAGGAATATTTTCCCTACGATTATACCACTGAAGGATATACGCCAATGCTCTATGTCAGTGAAGGATTCACAAGTTATTACGGCGATTTGACTTTGGTTCGAAGTGGTGTTTGGACTGCGCGCGATTACATTCGCAACTTAGGCAACGATATCACGGCGATGCAAAATACTTACGGCAGAAAAGTACAATCCGTTGCACTTGCTTCTTTTGATGCTTGGCTCTCAGGTTACGGCGCAGGCCGAGCGAACAGTACCGTTAATTTTTACAGCAAAGGCGAACTTATCGGACTTATTCTTGATCTCGAAATTCGAAATAAAACGAAAAACAAAAAATCGCTTGATGATGTCATGCGAGAAATGAATTCTCGTTTTGGAAAAGCCGCCAAAGGCTTTTCTGCAAAGGACTTTGAAACAACATGTGAACGAGTGGCCGGATCAAAGCTATCCGAGTTTTTTGAAAAATATGTTTATGGAACAGAAGAATTACCTTTCAAAGAATCACTCTCATTTGCAGGATTAGATTTATTGGAAGATGATTCTAATTCACCCTACATCGGTGTCAGTGTTGTAGCTTCATCCGATTTTCAACTCATCACTTCAATCATTCCTGAATCTCCGGCTTTCAAAGCGGGGCTTGATCAAAATGATTTAATTATTGCCGTTGGTAACGAATCCTTACTCAAAGAATCCTTAACGATGGCTCTTGAAAGGTTTTCATTTTCAGCAAAAGATACCACCATCAATTTCTCTGTGATTCGAAATAAAAAACTCCTTCAGATCCCTGTCACTCTTTCAGCATCGAAGCGATATTTGGTTCAAAAAAATGAAGATGCCACTGCAGAGCAAAAGGATATTTTTGAATCGTGGATGAAAACAAAATGGAATGACCTATTTTAG
- the glmM gene encoding phosphoglucosamine mutase, giving the protein MSLMVSISGIRGIIGESLTPNVISDFTQAYATLLRHKRSENSDSKSPLVVLGRDTRPSGITLMEFVQSTLVQSGCNVINLGVATTPSVELAVLDEKAAGGIILSASHNPLEWNALKLLNELGEFLTADESNRLLSIYHSKKFHLAQWNQFGMTVPRDEINDFHIRKVLSIPSVDTTKLAKRNFKILIDAVNGAGSKIIPSLCRALGFDNLVEISCKPTGIFPRNPEPIEENLIETQGLTAYHQCDFGIVVDPDVDRVCFISEDGSLFGEEYSLVAAANFWLKHHRGPVVSNLSSSRALKDIALKHEVPYFASKVGEAHVIEKMKAVNAVIGGEGNGGVILPDCHYGRDALVGIVLFLASFDEFLSQYPTARVSDFKKSLPHYEMAKQKVKLNQEIQIDSVLDRIANKYQTVSENTVSTEDGVKIDFPDKWVHLRKSNTEPIIRIYAEAKTKSIADTLADSFRNEIIST; this is encoded by the coding sequence ATGAGTTTAATGGTCAGTATCTCCGGCATTCGAGGAATCATCGGAGAAAGCTTAACACCAAATGTTATTTCAGATTTTACTCAAGCTTACGCAACACTTTTAAGACATAAGCGCTCAGAAAATTCAGATTCAAAGTCTCCGTTGGTTGTGTTAGGGAGGGACACCCGCCCAAGTGGAATAACTTTAATGGAGTTTGTTCAAAGTACCTTGGTTCAATCCGGTTGTAATGTGATTAATCTCGGTGTTGCCACAACCCCAAGCGTTGAACTTGCTGTGCTTGATGAAAAAGCAGCGGGAGGAATTATTCTTTCAGCATCTCATAATCCCTTGGAATGGAACGCCTTAAAGTTACTCAATGAATTAGGCGAATTCTTAACAGCGGATGAAAGCAACCGCCTTTTATCAATTTATCATTCTAAAAAATTTCATCTTGCCCAATGGAATCAATTTGGAATGACCGTTCCGCGAGATGAAATCAATGACTTCCACATTCGTAAAGTTCTTTCAATTCCTTCCGTTGATACCACAAAACTTGCGAAGCGAAACTTTAAAATCTTAATTGACGCTGTTAATGGCGCGGGATCTAAAATAATTCCATCCCTTTGTCGCGCTTTAGGTTTCGATAATCTTGTTGAAATTAGTTGCAAGCCCACGGGAATTTTTCCCAGAAATCCAGAACCAATCGAAGAAAATCTTATAGAAACACAAGGGCTTACAGCCTATCATCAATGCGATTTTGGAATCGTCGTTGACCCCGATGTTGATCGCGTTTGCTTTATCTCTGAAGATGGAAGTTTGTTTGGTGAAGAGTATTCTTTGGTCGCCGCGGCTAATTTTTGGCTTAAACATCATCGTGGGCCAGTCGTCAGTAACCTTTCAAGCAGCCGCGCACTGAAAGACATTGCTCTTAAACATGAAGTGCCATATTTCGCTTCTAAAGTCGGCGAAGCACATGTCATCGAAAAAATGAAAGCGGTAAATGCCGTTATTGGGGGAGAAGGGAATGGCGGGGTAATTCTTCCGGATTGCCATTATGGAAGAGATGCTTTAGTTGGAATTGTACTCTTCCTTGCTTCCTTTGATGAATTCTTAAGTCAATACCCTACTGCGAGGGTTTCTGATTTTAAGAAGTCGCTTCCACATTATGAAATGGCGAAACAAAAAGTAAAATTAAATCAAGAAATTCAAATTGATTCAGTTTTAGATCGAATCGCCAACAAGTATCAAACGGTTTCAGAAAACACTGTATCCACTGAAGATGGCGTAAAAATTGATTTCCCAGATAAGTGGGTTCATCTACGAAAGTCCAATACTGAGCCAATCATACGAATTTATGCAGAAGCAAAAACCAAAAGCATTGCCGATACTTTAGCCGATTCATTTCGCAACGAGATCATTTCAACTTAA
- the carA gene encoding glutamine-hydrolyzing carbamoyl-phosphate synthase small subunit, whose protein sequence is MKIKAQLVLENGEVFAGYAFGNTNGMAKGEVVFNTSMTGYQEILTDPSYFGQIVVMTYPLIGNYGTNQRDRESEKVWASGIIVRENSPIASNFESEKSLDDYLNTEGVTGFYGIDTRKLVRMLRNEGAMRGIISTSHETQSILEEVKSIPLMNGLDLAKVVTNQKVRKVGGEDSNAFHVVAYDFGIKENILRMLSNSGCNVTVVPAQTTAEEVIDLNPDGVFLSNGPGDPEPVSYAIDAIQKLSDRKFAGREIPIFGICLGHQLLSLAFGAKTYKLKFGHHGGNHPVKNLKTGRIEITAQNHGFAVDPKKLPKNLELTHINLYDQTVEGVRHKTLPIFSVQYHPEASPGPHDSHYLFEEFTSEMRKRNSKKIV, encoded by the coding sequence ATGAAAATTAAAGCCCAACTTGTTTTAGAAAACGGTGAAGTTTTTGCAGGCTATGCTTTTGGGAATACCAATGGAATGGCAAAAGGTGAAGTTGTTTTTAATACCTCAATGACCGGTTATCAAGAGATCTTAACCGATCCATCTTATTTTGGACAAATTGTGGTAATGACTTACCCATTGATTGGTAATTATGGTACAAACCAAAGAGATCGAGAGTCAGAAAAGGTTTGGGCATCAGGAATCATTGTGCGTGAGAACTCACCAATCGCGAGTAATTTTGAATCAGAAAAGAGTTTAGATGATTATCTCAATACTGAAGGCGTGACAGGGTTTTACGGCATCGATACGAGGAAATTGGTCAGGATGTTGAGGAATGAAGGCGCAATGCGAGGCATTATCTCAACTTCACATGAAACTCAAAGCATATTGGAAGAGGTTAAAAGTATTCCATTGATGAATGGTTTGGATTTGGCCAAGGTCGTTACGAATCAAAAGGTAAGAAAAGTTGGAGGGGAAGATTCAAACGCGTTTCATGTTGTGGCTTATGATTTTGGAATCAAGGAAAACATCCTTCGAATGCTCTCAAATTCAGGTTGCAATGTAACGGTAGTGCCTGCTCAAACAACCGCAGAAGAGGTAATAGACTTGAACCCAGATGGTGTTTTTTTATCGAATGGCCCCGGCGATCCCGAACCGGTGAGTTATGCAATCGACGCGATTCAAAAACTATCAGATCGAAAATTTGCCGGCAGGGAAATTCCAATATTTGGAATTTGCTTAGGCCATCAATTGCTTTCCTTGGCTTTTGGAGCAAAAACTTACAAATTAAAATTCGGGCATCACGGTGGAAATCACCCGGTGAAGAATTTGAAGACCGGTCGAATTGAAATTACCGCTCAGAATCACGGCTTTGCGGTTGATCCAAAAAAATTGCCAAAAAATTTAGAGTTAACACATATTAATTTGTACGATCAAACAGTTGAGGGTGTCAGACACAAAACCTTGCCCATTTTTAGTGTTCAATACCATCCTGAAGCTTCACCGGGGCCTCATGATTCCCATTATTTGTTTGAAGAATTTACGAGTGAAATGAGAAAACGAAATTCAAAGAAAATCGTTTGA
- a CDS encoding proline dehydrogenase family protein: MNNQRITDLGTAITDWLIRKNLPFSESLIKSTLFRHFCGGETLEESKQCIEELAAFGIDTILDYSVEGENDEAAFEAACQKIEETIALSIESENIPFAVFKTTGIARFELLEKISANQTLSEDEVKALNRVKQRFTKLCQKAFDCRVPVMIDAEESWIQKAIDDLVYEAMQKFNRDKAVIYNTIQLYRKDRLSYLQQLFEKTKNDGLFLGVKLVRGAYMERERERAAQFGYPSPIHDTKEETDLAFDEALRFVMNNTDRIKICCGTHNEKSNLLLSELIEKSKTIELKDEIYFSQLYGMGDHISYNLAKSGFKVAKYVPYGPVKSVLPYLFRRAKENTAMAGHVSRELHLILSEEKRRKEI, translated from the coding sequence ATGAATAACCAACGCATTACCGATTTAGGAACTGCGATTACCGATTGGCTCATTCGAAAAAATCTCCCTTTTTCAGAATCCTTAATCAAATCAACTCTTTTTAGGCATTTCTGCGGCGGCGAAACACTCGAAGAATCAAAACAATGTATTGAAGAGCTAGCAGCTTTCGGAATCGATACCATTCTGGATTACAGCGTAGAGGGTGAAAATGATGAAGCGGCTTTTGAAGCAGCATGTCAGAAAATTGAAGAAACCATTGCGCTTTCAATTGAATCCGAAAATATTCCTTTTGCTGTTTTTAAAACGACTGGGATTGCGCGCTTTGAACTTCTTGAAAAAATCAGTGCGAATCAAACACTTTCGGAAGATGAGGTGAAAGCGTTAAATCGGGTAAAACAACGATTTACAAAACTCTGTCAAAAAGCCTTTGATTGCCGAGTGCCTGTGATGATCGATGCAGAAGAGAGTTGGATTCAAAAGGCAATTGACGACTTGGTGTATGAGGCGATGCAAAAATTTAACCGAGATAAAGCGGTTATTTATAATACCATTCAGCTTTACCGAAAGGATCGTTTGAGTTATTTGCAGCAACTTTTTGAAAAAACTAAAAATGACGGTCTATTTTTAGGCGTGAAACTTGTTCGTGGGGCTTATATGGAAAGGGAGCGTGAAAGAGCCGCTCAATTCGGGTATCCTTCGCCAATTCATGACACGAAAGAAGAAACGGATCTTGCGTTTGATGAAGCTTTGAGATTTGTAATGAATAATACCGATCGAATAAAAATCTGTTGCGGAACACATAACGAAAAAAGTAATCTACTTTTATCAGAACTCATTGAAAAGAGCAAGACGATTGAATTGAAGGATGAAATCTATTTTTCACAACTATATGGAATGGGAGATCATATCAGTTATAACTTGGCTAAAAGTGGATTTAAGGTTGCGAAGTACGTTCCTTATGGTCCGGTAAAATCAGTTCTACCTTATTTATTCCGGAGAGCAAAGGAAAATACGGCGATGGCAGGGCATGTCAGTCGGGAGCTGCACTTGATTCTTTCAGAAGAAAAGAGAAGAAAGGAAATTTAA
- the purQ gene encoding phosphoribosylformylglycinamidine synthase subunit PurQ, translated as MQKRNKIGVIVFPGSNCDHDAVSVINSFQNTEAVMLWHKERNLQNCDAIILPGGFSYGDYLRTGAIAKFSPVMEEVFRFSNEGRPVIGICNGFQILTEAGLLDGALMRNASRRFVCRFVHLKVVTQNCFVTAQYQKDEIIKIPIAHGEGNFFASEDTLKSLQDEDRILFQYCDLNGIVGDHANPNGSLLNIAGITNKQRNVVGLMPHPERAAEPRLGSTGGKKFFQSLLQSLEPILI; from the coding sequence ATGCAGAAAAGAAATAAAATTGGTGTTATCGTTTTCCCCGGATCAAACTGCGATCATGACGCAGTTTCAGTTATTAATTCATTTCAAAATACCGAGGCCGTTATGCTTTGGCATAAAGAGCGGAATCTCCAAAATTGTGATGCAATCATTCTCCCGGGAGGGTTTTCTTATGGCGATTACTTACGAACCGGTGCGATAGCAAAGTTTTCACCGGTAATGGAAGAGGTTTTTCGATTTTCAAACGAAGGCCGCCCGGTCATTGGGATTTGCAATGGGTTTCAAATTCTCACTGAAGCGGGTCTTTTAGATGGAGCATTGATGCGCAATGCGTCTCGGCGATTTGTTTGCCGTTTCGTTCATCTAAAAGTTGTTACTCAAAATTGTTTTGTGACCGCTCAATATCAAAAAGATGAAATTATCAAAATCCCTATTGCACACGGCGAAGGCAATTTTTTTGCTTCCGAAGACACTCTTAAATCACTTCAAGATGAAGATCGCATCCTTTTTCAATATTGCGATCTAAATGGAATTGTTGGAGATCACGCCAACCCTAATGGATCCTTGCTTAATATCGCGGGTATCACAAATAAACAGAGAAATGTCGTTGGCTTAATGCCTCACCCCGAAAGAGCTGCAGAACCTCGCTTAGGCTCTACCGGTGGAAAGAAATTTTTTCAATCTTTATTACAAAGTCTCGAGCCAATCCTTATTTAA
- the ggt gene encoding gamma-glutamyltransferase: MNRISTSVWVGLIFSIFILYTISISFVPGYSSNAAPISRTSMMSQPTYSKNGMVVSSHPIASKVGVEILQKGGNAIDAAVATEFALAVVFPSAGNIGGGGFLLVRQKNGEVAALDYREKAPIRATRDMFLDSLGNVNIENARFGALSVGVPGTVAGMVELNRRYGKLPFAKLLQPAIELAEKGFVLSYEDADLLNRHLVRFSKYASTREYFVRSKPWEMGDLLVQKDLAQTLKLIAKKGRDGFYKGRVADLIVEEMKRSNGIISHLDLEQYQPQWRIPLKSNYRGFTVYAMPPPSSGGVILLSLLKMIEPYPIKEYGYNSSKSIHLFSEAMKRVYADRAEYLGDPDFVQVPIDALLNPKYLLKRMSTYDSTKASPSENIKYGKIESEPTETTHYSVIDSEGNAVSATTTLNGSFGSNLVVGGAGFFLNNEMDDFSAKAGAPNLYQVVGSSANAIAPEKRMLSSMTPTIITQGDSLFLIVGTRGGSRIPTQVFQSIINVIDFEMNIQDAVSFPRFHHQWQPDLIFYEPNGLSNDVIDQLIKMGWKLQSSSPWGSINAIQLTKEGLKAGGADSRFQNKAFGY, from the coding sequence ATGAATCGTATTTCAACTAGTGTGTGGGTTGGTTTGATTTTCTCCATTTTCATTCTCTATACAATCTCAATTTCGTTTGTTCCCGGATATTCCTCAAATGCTGCTCCTATTTCGCGAACATCAATGATGTCACAACCGACCTATTCAAAAAATGGAATGGTTGTTTCTTCACACCCAATCGCCTCGAAAGTAGGGGTTGAAATTTTGCAGAAAGGTGGAAATGCGATTGATGCAGCGGTTGCGACTGAGTTTGCGCTTGCAGTGGTATTTCCAAGCGCTGGGAACATTGGCGGAGGCGGGTTTTTATTGGTGAGGCAGAAGAATGGGGAAGTCGCGGCGTTGGATTATCGTGAAAAGGCTCCTATTCGTGCAACCCGTGATATGTTTCTAGATAGTTTAGGAAATGTAAATATTGAAAATGCAAGATTTGGGGCGCTTTCGGTTGGTGTGCCCGGAACAGTTGCCGGTATGGTCGAATTGAACCGAAGATACGGAAAACTTCCTTTCGCGAAACTCTTACAACCGGCAATTGAACTTGCTGAAAAGGGATTTGTGCTTTCTTATGAAGATGCTGATCTCCTGAATCGGCATTTAGTTCGATTTTCAAAGTATGCCTCGACACGAGAGTACTTTGTTCGATCGAAGCCGTGGGAAATGGGCGATCTTCTTGTCCAAAAAGATTTAGCACAAACGCTGAAATTGATTGCAAAAAAAGGGAGAGATGGATTTTATAAGGGACGTGTTGCTGATTTGATCGTGGAAGAAATGAAACGAAGTAATGGCATCATTTCTCATCTCGATTTAGAACAGTATCAGCCACAGTGGCGAATTCCCCTAAAATCAAATTATCGTGGATTTACTGTGTATGCAATGCCCCCGCCAAGTTCCGGAGGTGTTATCTTACTTTCTCTCTTAAAAATGATTGAGCCATACCCGATCAAAGAATATGGATACAATAGTTCAAAGTCGATTCATCTTTTTTCCGAGGCAATGAAACGCGTTTATGCAGATCGTGCAGAATATTTAGGAGATCCTGACTTTGTTCAAGTTCCGATTGATGCACTGCTTAACCCAAAGTATTTGTTGAAGAGGATGTCAACATATGATTCTACAAAAGCGTCACCTTCCGAAAATATCAAATATGGAAAGATTGAAAGCGAACCCACAGAAACAACGCATTATTCAGTAATTGATTCTGAGGGAAATGCAGTTTCTGCGACTACAACTCTCAATGGATCTTTTGGCTCAAATTTAGTAGTCGGAGGGGCAGGCTTCTTCTTAAATAATGAAATGGATGATTTTAGTGCTAAAGCTGGTGCGCCAAATCTATATCAAGTGGTTGGATCGTCTGCCAATGCGATCGCTCCCGAAAAGAGAATGCTGAGTTCTATGACACCGACGATTATCACCCAAGGTGATTCCCTTTTCTTAATTGTTGGAACAAGAGGTGGATCAAGAATTCCAACACAGGTATTTCAATCGATAATCAATGTCATTGATTTTGAAATGAACATTCAAGATGCGGTTTCTTTTCCGCGATTTCATCATCAATGGCAACCAGATTTGATCTTTTATGAACCCAACGGTCTCTCGAATGATGTTATTGATCAATTAATAAAGATGGGCTGGAAGTTACAGTCATCCTCGCCTTGGGGAAGTATAAATGCGATTCAGCTGACAAAAGAAGGTTTGAAAGCCGGTGGTGCAGATTCACGTTTTCAAAACAAAGCCTTTGGCTACTAA